The region CGGCATCACGAATATGCGACGCTCGAGCATCTGCTGCTCGCCCTGATCGACGATGCCGATGCGGCCGCGGTCATGGGCGCCTGCAATGTCGATCTCGACGTGCTGCGCAAGACGCTCGTCGAATATGTCGATAATGAACTCTCCAATCTGATCACCGGGTATGACGAGGATTCGAAGCCGACCTCCGGCTTCCAGCGTGTCATCCAGCGTGCCGTCATCCATGTGCAGTCGTCCGGACGTGAAGAAGTGACCGGCGCCAACGTGCTCGTCGCGATCTTCGCCGAGCGGGAAAGCCATGCCGCCTATTTCCTGCAGGAGCAGGAGATGACCCGCTACGACGCCGTCAATTATATCTCCCACGGCATCGGCAAGCGCCCGGGCGCTTCGGAAGCGCGCCCCCCGCGCGGCGCCGAGGAGGAAGCCGAGAGCAGCAAGCCAACCGCCCGCGGCGGTGAGGAAGAGGGCGGCCCCAAGAAGCAGCAGGATGCGCTCAAGGCCTATTGCGTCAATCTCAACGAGAAGGCCAAGGGCGGCAAGATCGACCCGCTGATCGGCCGTCACGCCGAGGTAAGCCGCACCATCCAGATCCTGTGCCGCCGTTCGAAGAACAATCCGCTCTATGTCGGTGATCCCGGCGTTGGCAAGACGGCGATCGCCGAAGGCCTGGCCAAGCGCATCGTCGAAGGCAAGGTTCCCGAAGCGCTCGCCGATGCGACGATCTTCTCGCTCGACATGGGCACGCTGCTTGCCGGCACGCGCTACCGTGGCGATTTCGAGGAGCGCCTGAAGCAGGTCGTCAAGGAACTGGAAGAATATCCGGGTGCGGTGCTGTTCATCGACGAAATCCACACGGTGATCGGTGCGGGCGCCACCTCAGGCGGCGCGATGGATGCATCGAACCTCTTGAAGCCGGCTCTGTCATCTGGCGCGATCCGCTGCATCGGTTCGACCACCTACAAGGAATACCGTCAGTTCTTCGAAAAGGATCGAGCGCTGGTCCGCCGGTTCCAGAAGATCGACGTCAGCGAGCCGTCGATCGATGATGCGATCGAGATCATGAAGGGCTTGAAGCCCTATTTCGAGGAATACCACCATCTGCGTTATTCCAACGATGCCATCAAGTCGGCCGTCGAACTGTCGGCCCGCTACATCTCCGACCGCAAGCTGCCGGACAAGGCAATCGACGTGATCGACGAAACCGGTGCTGCCCAGATGCTGCTGCCGCCCTCGAAGCGCCGCAAGCTGATCACCGAAAAGGAGATCGAAGCGACGGTCGCGACGATGGCGCGCATTCCGCCGAAGACCGTGTCGAAGGACGACGAAGCGGTGCTTGCCAATCTCGAGCAGG is a window of Rhizobium sp. N324 DNA encoding:
- the clpA gene encoding ATP-dependent Clp protease ATP-binding subunit ClpA: MPTFSPSLEKALHQALTFANERHHEYATLEHLLLALIDDADAAAVMGACNVDLDVLRKTLVEYVDNELSNLITGYDEDSKPTSGFQRVIQRAVIHVQSSGREEVTGANVLVAIFAERESHAAYFLQEQEMTRYDAVNYISHGIGKRPGASEARPPRGAEEEAESSKPTARGGEEEGGPKKQQDALKAYCVNLNEKAKGGKIDPLIGRHAEVSRTIQILCRRSKNNPLYVGDPGVGKTAIAEGLAKRIVEGKVPEALADATIFSLDMGTLLAGTRYRGDFEERLKQVVKELEEYPGAVLFIDEIHTVIGAGATSGGAMDASNLLKPALSSGAIRCIGSTTYKEYRQFFEKDRALVRRFQKIDVSEPSIDDAIEIMKGLKPYFEEYHHLRYSNDAIKSAVELSARYISDRKLPDKAIDVIDETGAAQMLLPPSKRRKLITEKEIEATVATMARIPPKTVSKDDEAVLANLEQELRSVVYGQDIAIEALSTSIKLARAGLREPNKPIGAYVFSGPTGVGKTEVAKQLASSLGVELLRFDMSEYMERHTVSRLLGAPPGYVGFDQGGLLTDGVDQHPHCVVLLDEIEKAHPDIYNILLQVMDHGTLTDHNGKKIDFRNVILIMTTNAGASEMAKAAIGFGSSKRTGEDEEALTRLFTPEFRNRLDAIIPFAALPTAVIHKVVQKFIMQLEAQLSERNVTFDLHEDAIAWLSEKGYDEKMGARPLARVIQDTIKKPLANEILFGKLKKGGVVNVTVGPKEDGKPGIVLEAIPDTAPIKPKPEAEVAHPETDGEGDGELKTKAAPKTRAKTVPQAEPEVRDAPKKGSAVPKVPRKK